The following proteins are encoded in a genomic region of Arachis ipaensis cultivar K30076 chromosome B02, Araip1.1, whole genome shotgun sequence:
- the LOC107627847 gene encoding uncharacterized protein LOC107627847, which yields MAKFQLSLPIIPDELLQEIFLRSSAKAVGRCMCLNKFWHRQLRQPETCIHHMRRQKVLDQHVLFHVGYSLLLMGSDSLYIVNAASGEEVNVQHPFGVGIHGWFRILGVLNGNICFKFSREQDDTRLLVWNPTTQCSREISDPHKDHGRSFFPVYGFGHVPNSDAYTVIHMCKRDIADAYVFFSRYCSRRSTWFHCVDCLPGVEKIDPNSVFNNGHAYWITGTGDSYATPKSVLCYSVEDESFSEVSIPVGAIYTVHNLLTHKEKLALLAHTHNEFGYVAAIWHLNEDADGNKILEQYCRFASRSIRENPILFVDDNLLLLVNNSKERELLVNYRYRELVLTEYDIEHGTRNLLVRRAWRYPETPHPITVRSTLKYFAGMFPV from the coding sequence ATGGCTAAATTCCAACTTTCCTTGCCGATTATTCCGGATGAACTGCTACAAGAAATCTTCCTGCGTAGTAGTGCCAAAGCTGTAGGGAGATGTATGTGCTTGAATAAATTCTGGCACCGACAGCTACGCCAACCAGAGACATGCATACACCACATGCGAAGGCAGAAAGTGTTAGATCAACATGTTTTGTTTCATGTTGGATACTCACTACTGTTAATGGGTTCAGATTCACTGTATATAGTGAATGCTGCTTCTGGAGAAGAAGTGAATGTTCAGCATCCTTTCGGAGTTGGCATCCATGGGTGGTTCCGCATTCTGGGAGTGTTAAACGGGAACATATGTTTCAAGTTCTCCCGTGAACAAGACGACACAAGACTTTTGGTATGGAATCCGACAACACAATGCTCTAGAGAAATTTCTGACCCCCACAAGGACCACGGTAGATCGTTTTTCCCAGTATATGGTTTCGGTCATGTTCCAAACTCAGATGCATACACAGTCATACATATGTGCAAAAGGGACATAGCTGATGCCTACGTTTTTTTCTCTAGATATTGTTCAAGGCGTTCTACATGGTTTCACTGCGTTGATTGTCTCCCTGGTGTAGAAAAAATTGACCCTAACTCTGTTTTTAATAATGGTCACGCGTATTGGATAACTGGTACAGGAGATAGCTATGCTACACCCAAGTCTGTTTTATGTTACAGTGTAGAAGATGAATCATTTAGCGAGGTGTCTATCCCTGTAGGTGCAATATATACCGTTCACAATTTACTAACCCACAAGGAAAAACTTGCACTCCTCGCTCATACACACAACGAATTTGGGTATGTCGCAGCAATTTGGCACTTGAATGAAGACGCGGATGGAAACAAAATATTAGAGCAGTACTGCAGGTTTGCGAGTCGAAGCATCAGAGAAAATCCAATACTATTCGTGGATGATAACCTACTTTTGTTGGTGAACAATTCAAAGGAAAGAGAGTTACTCGTCAATTACAGGTACAGAGAGCTTGTGTTGACAGAATATGACATCGAACATGGCACTAGAAATCTATTGGTGAGGAGAGCATGGCGATACCCAGAAACGCCACACCCGATCACAGTAAGGTCTACACTCAAGTATTTTGCAGGGATGTTTCCTGTCTAG
- the LOC107626000 gene encoding geraniol 8-hydroxylase, protein MDYLTLLLLILSFIVSTFFFSFIQTSKHSKLPPGPKPYPIIGNILDLLNSSNSLKSFINLSKTYGPIITLKLGTLTSIVISSPQIAKEALQKNDVILSNRTIPYTMFSTIEEHCNKNSIIFLPSSTKWRLLRRACATRIFSPQQLDSTQILRKRKFQDLVNFLHQCCKKGEALDIGEAIFKTILNIISNTFISKDFVHYYDNDEKFKVFKDIVFGLTEESSRPCLGDFFPLLGFLGSHGARARTKDRYATLYAVFDGAMEERIRLRDSKIDSRECNDALDSLLDLVNEESSQLNRHDVVSLLMDLFVASIDTTSSTLEWAMAELIHSPKKLLKVREELEESLGKNGEVEESHISKLPYLNAIVKETLRLHPPAPFLVPHKANDDVELGGFTVPKSAQILINVWSIGRDSRVWANPNSFEPERFLDSEIDFKGKNFELIPFGSGRRICPGLSLASRTLNFMLASLLYHFNWKVANEMNPEDIDMSYSYGITLHKALPLFLVPIKV, encoded by the exons ATGGATTACCTTACACTACTACTACTCATCTTATCCTTTATTGTCTCaacctttttcttctccttcatccAAACCTCTAAACATTCAAAGCTTCCACCAGGTCCTAAACCATATCCCATCATTGGAAACATCTTAGATCTTCTTAATAGCTCTAATTCTCTTAAATCATTCATCAACCTCTCTAAAACTTATGGACCTATAATTACCCTAAAATTAGGCACCCTTACCTCCATAGTGATTTCTTCTCCACAAATAGCCAAAGAAGCACTCCAAAAAAATGATGTCATCTTATCTAATAGAACAATCCCTTATACCATGTTTTCAACAATTGAGGAACATTGCAACAAGAACTCAATTATATTCTTACCTTCATCAACCAAATGGAGACTCCTTAGAAGAGCTTGTGCAACAAGAATATTCTCACCCCAACAACTTGACTCCAcacaaatcctaaggaagagaaAGTTTCAAGACTTGGTAAATTTTTTGCACCAATGTTGTAAAAAAGGTGAAGCTTTAGATATTGGTGAGGCTATTTTTAAAACAATACTAAATATAATATCAAACACTTTTATTTCTAAGGATTTTGTTCATTATTATGATAATGATGAGAAGTTTAAAGTGTTCAAGGATATAGTGTTTGGTTTGACTGAAGAATCTTCAAGGCCTTGTTTGGGAGATTTTTTCCCTTTATTAGGGTTTCTTGGTTCACATGGTGCACGTGCAAGAACAAAAGATCGCTATGCAACGTTGTATGCAGTTTTTGATGGTGCCATGGAAGAAAGAATTCGTTTGAGGGATTCAAAAATTGATTCTAGAGAGTGCAATGATGCATTGGATTCCCTTTTGGATCTTGTCAATGAAGAGAGTTCTCAATTGAATCGCCATGATGTTGTGTCTTTATTGATG GATTTATTTGTTGCTTCAATAGACACAACATCAAGCACATTAGAATGGGCAATGGCAGAGTTGATACATAGTCCAAAAAAATTGCTTAAAGTTAGAGAAGAACTTGAAGAATCACTTGGCAAAAATGGAGAAGTTGAAGAGTCTCATATCTCAAAGCTGCCATACCTTAATGCAATTGTGAAAGAAACTTTGAGGCTTCATCCACCAGCACCATTTCTAGTACCCCACAAAGCAAATGATGATGTAGAGTTAGGAGGCTTCACTGTTCCCAAAAGTGCACAAATCCTAATTAATGTGTGGTCTATTGGAAGAGACTCAAGGGTTTGGGCTAACCCTAATTCATTTGAACCTGAGAGATTTTTGGATAGTGAAATTGATTTTAAGGGCAAAAATTTTGAGTTGATTCCATTTGGTTCTGGAAGAAGAATTTGCCCTGGATTATCTTTGGCTTCAAGGACCTTGAATTTTATGTTGGCATCACTTTTGTATCACTTTAATTGGAAGGTTGCTAATGAGATGAATCCAGAAGATATAGATATGAGCTATAGTTATGGAATTACCTTGCATAAGGCCCTACCATTATTTCTTGTACCTATCAAAGTTTAG